In Ahaetulla prasina isolate Xishuangbanna chromosome 10, ASM2864084v1, whole genome shotgun sequence, the genomic window ATTGTACAGAATATCACGAGGACCAAATGAGGGAGGTAGCTGGATGCAGAATTCGGATCAACTTTCCTTCAAATATGCGGAGGGATGGATTCCAACCTGGAACGGCCCAGAGGGTGCCAGGTGAGAAGAAGATGGGCCCAGATGCTCAGATCACCATTCTTGCTGGTGACACGGAACCTCGTGGGATTGTGTGGGGTGGGTTTGCATCTGGGATGCCATCGGCCTGTGGTAGAAGCAGTGGTGATGGAGGAGATAAACCCAGCCTCTCCACCGATGGTTTATGGTAAcactcaggggtgggctcctgggggtttggcAGGGTTTGGCCGATCCTCTAGCTAAAAATTACCAGGGTTCagcaaacccccaaatgccacccctggatgGTCACGCTCACCCCTCCTTTCCCAGAACTCTCCACGTGGCCCGCTTATCattccagataagtgcagggaccGCATGGAggatctgggagggcaaaaaatgggcctactggaggttCTGGAAGTCTAGAAATGGGCcggttttcagcctccagagggcctgggggaagctgttttcgcactcccggaggctcaagaaaaccctctggagcttggggagggtgaaaaacaagcctcccggaagttctggaagtccagaaataggcctgtttccggcctctggagagcTTCCGGAGACCCTCTGGACCTCAGGGGAAgctgttttcgtcctcccagaagctcaaggaaagcctcctaaatctggggagggagaaaaaacaggcctcccaccgtggtgcaggtggacgactaggccatgcccatcatggccatgcccacccaggaagtgggcagcgaacccgttgctaaaggtTCTGAAGCCCACCCCGGTTACAGTGAGTCCTCTCCACCACTGACCCACGGCACCGGCTTCTACTAGGAAAATATGCTTTTTTTGTGTGTAAAGCTCTTGAGGTTCAACTTGACGTCCCAATCCTTATCCAATAACTTAATTAAATATAGCAAATATAGAAGACCACACCTTCCATCGGGGGTGGGGAGaacagaaaggagaagaaagaaacaaaagacaTTCAGGCTCCCTCACTCTTCGAGGGTAGAGAAAGAGACAGGTTGGTCTCCCTCTATCCAGGATGGCTGTGTCAGGTGAAGGATGGGGGATAGACCAACCCAGGGCCTGAGCGACGGCTTCGCAGCAAAAGACGCAgctggagagaagaggagagaagagtttGTCAAAGCTGCAATGCTGCCCTTCGACTTTTTGCCCGTTCCCAGACCCTACCTGGATCACTCAAAAGCCCAACTCACTTGCTCGGCTGCTGGTCCTGAAGTCAACAGGTGAACTGGCTGCTCGTTCTCTGGGTTCCGGGCAGTGGGATCGGCCCAGTGGTCCAGCAAGAGGCGGACGATCTGCTCTTGATAAGGATGGCCATGGAGGCCAGCTGCCATGTGCAGAGCTGTGTTGCCATGGGCCTGAGGATAGAGAAAGGACCTCGGTGGTCAGGCAATGTTCACCTTATTGTCTTCTTAGCAAGAGGCTTGGGTGATGATGAGCCTGAATCTGCATGCCACACCTTCTTTAAGGTAGAAAGGCTCCCATCCCCGTCTCAATTCCATATACAAAATTAATGTTACGGCTCTTAAGGTACAGCAAGATGAGAAATTCATTCATGCATCTCCAATACAACTGCCAAGCCACCCACGCAGTTCTCATCTGTTTGACTTCTGCACCACATGTTATTGAGATaggctctcccccccaccccttgcaGCTGAGCAGGCAAATGGTTTTTAAAAGGAGAAGTACCTTGTCTAAGACACCATGCCTCAGCAatcatgctctctctctctctctcctccctccccctcacccctcctcctcctcttctctctcctcctctctcctccctccctccgtctccctccctcccctctctctttctccttcttctttccactctctctccctcctcctcccttccctcccctgcccctcttcttctctctccatctctcctcctcctcctccctcctcctcctcctccttctcctcctcctcttctttctccttctctctcctcctctcctcctcctcctcctcctcttctctcctctctcctcctcctcctctccctcctcctccttctcctcctcttcttctctctccttctctctcctcctcctctcctcctcctcctcctcttcttctctctccatctctcctccctccgctcctctcctctctctttctctttctccttcttctttcctctctctctctccctccctctccctctctcctcctcttcctcttctctctccttctctctcctcctccctcctcctcctctctctttctccttcttctttccactctctctccctcctccctccctccccttcccccgcccctctcttctctctccatctctctcctccctccctctccctccctccctctctccctctcctctctatttctccttctttccagtctccctccctccctcgctccctctccctctcctctctctttctctttctccttcttctttcctctctctccctctccctctctcctcctcctcctcttcttcttcctctctctctctcccacactccctctttctctctctgtgcatttcccccccccaatcaaatgccttccagatgttctttacctgctgcttccaagACCTGCAGCATTGACATGCAGCATTGACATGTAACTGATGGCAgttatacaggcaatcctcaatttacaaccattcattaccatccgttcaaagttacgatgacatTGGAGGAACAAAagggacttacaactggtccttgcacttatgactgttacagcatctccatagtcCCATGAGGAAAATTTGGGTGCTTACATGTGTTTACAatggtttcagtgtcctggggtcatgtgatcaccatttgtgacttccccagccagcttcccacgaagttaatgggggaagcaagatttgcttaacgactacatgatttacttaacaaccatggcaaaaaaaaaaaaaggttataaagttGGGAGCAACTCACTGAGCAACTGTCTTGCtcagtaacagaaattctggtcccgattgtggccataaactgaggactatctCTAGTCCAAGGCACAGGCTGGAAGctataaaaaaacacacacacccctttgtgCCCAGCCCTGGGGGCAAGGCTTGtgaattgggggggaggggaacctaGTTGCTGTTAATGATTTTATTCATGGAGCCTACgaagaaaatacaaaagtaaataacagGAAAGACAGGGaaggaaaatgggaagagaaaagtggggaaagaaaagagggaaagcgAAAGAGAAGGCTTCGACTTCCAACTGCAGTAGATAGAATAAGGCACTAAGTAAAACTATTATGTCAAACTAAAAAGTTGATATGAATGCCTAGTTGACGCATACTGTTGTGCCTCactcgccccccccaccccccgccgcagccgggcccttctcatcttatgttacctcagccagaaacggataatgaagacaaacagcctggcatgcctccagcccccagtcctggcaccatgcctggacagaccgagcaagacaaacagcctggcatgccttcagcccccagtcctggcaccatgcccggacaaaccgagcagataaacccttcccccacagcatgtgaacatgaagaatatgaggccagtcacgagctgggatTGCCGGCAgcggagggtggagggatccacgcttccggagaatggagaggcgacgtcagcaaaaggaagggaggggcaggcctggataagtgctgagtcatggagccacaccccatggcctatataaaggatctgctttctggcattctctgagtcaggcaaagtctaacttggattgctgaagtcacatcctggtctcctgcctgccctgagaactctgatagaactttggcaaagctgcagaggctttgcagccacgcttgatacggacttccccgacccggccgtcagaggaggagtgggacacgacacatacctTAATGTTTACAAAATTCTGACGTTCCTGTCCAGGCAGTTTGAGGAGGAACTGGACCAAAGGCAGGTTTGCAGCTTGAACAGCCAGATGCAGGATGGTTTTACTGCTCTTCAAATCCTAGCCAAAGTCAAAGGAGAACAAGGGTCAGATACCCAGACAGTGGTGGGTCTAGGGAATTTTCTAGTTtggtctgttctgacctaggctcccttaaggAGGCAGGAATttactggcaaaacctcttttatttgcaCGACTGTGAATTACAGTTCAtccacagtcagcaaggtttgtccaaacagtttttcaaaggaatatttctcaacacaccttatcttgtttggcaagctgccacgtaacttgtttccaaccgcagtacaaGACAAAACTTGGAACAGACTCTCTCAGAGTCGCAgaacgaacaaattgtttcctgcaaaagccccctccctattcgctcctcttttatttcccatgggagaggccaatcacctccaaggtgtggctttactcctgagtcgaccctgctttctgagttgttcttgtcgtctggcagctctgcacatgtgcacactgggaacgggctccagctgttcctctgccttgctgctgtctagctccctctctgcctccgacgcagagccctcgtccgagctttccctaGCCCCCAGGagtggcccatgttcctctccaaccgcctcactgtccgactttgctgccagctctgctggtgaGCCACaatagtctccaaccttggcaactttaagcctggcggacttcaacttccagaatttcccagccagctttgctggctggggaatgctgggaattgaagtccaccaaagTTGTCGTCTgccagtcttaaagctgccaagcttggagacccctggtctaagggggTCCCTTCTTTAGATGGAACTGGGTATTACTTCCAAATGGGGACAGTCAGATCTGTCGCACTGACATCCACCTTCTGACGGGGGGGGGGTCTGATCTTTTGCCTTCCCACCTTTCCTTGTGGTTCtattgcagggatgtcaaactcaaggcccggggccagaTCCGTGCTATTGTAACCACTCTTCCTGGAGTGTCAGGAATCTGTCTTCCTTGCTGCGATATAAATGCTTGACCACTTACCTGGCTCTTGTAATCAGCACCAAGTTGCAAAAGCCGCTGAATACAGAGCAGTAAGTTCTGCAGGTGATGTTGGGACAAGGGCTCCATGTTTTGTGTCTGGAAGGCAGCATTGTGAGCCATGACGGCACAGTGCAAAGGAGTGAGACCTGTACAAACACCGTAGGAAAGGAGTCAGGCAGCATGcctgcattgtgtgtgtgtgtgtgtgtgtgtgtgtgtgtgtgttgactcTTGATATCTTGActactccctgcagttttcttggcaagatgcctccttcctagagctgggAAGGAGAGACTGGCTTAAAGTCATGTaactggctaaggcaggactagaactcacagtctcctggtgattggcctaaagtcacccagctggtgttcatggctattgcctaaggcgggactagaactcacaatctaccGGTGATTGgcttaaggtcacccagctggtgttCTTACCTATTgcctagggtgggactagaactcacaatctcttggtgattggcctaaagttctctagacagctttcatacctaaggcagaactagaacacaCGTTCTGCTGGTTTCTAAACtgggtaccttaaccactacaccaacatcagtggtgggattcaattttttttttactaccagttctgtgggcgtgacttggtgggtgtggcatggcttagtgggcatggcaggggaaggatattgtcaaatctccattccctccccactccaagggaaggattctgcaaaatcccctttccctctaCATtttaggggaaggctactgcaataTTCCcaatccttccccactccaggggaaggctactgcaaaatactCATTCCCTCCACATTCTAggagaaggctactgcaaaatccccattccctccccactccaggggaaggattctgcaaaatccccattccttccccactccagaggaaggctactgcaaaatccccattccctccccattccaggggaaggattctgcaaaatccccattccttccccactccaggggaaggatactgcaaaatctccactcccaccccactctgggaccagccagagatggtatttgccggttctccgaaccactcaaaatttcagctaccagttctccagaactggtcaggacttgctgaataccacctctgaccaaCATGGCTCTTAAATATACCCCAGATGAAAACGGTTTTGAGAAAAATCAAAGGCGCTTATCGTCTTGACGTCATGGTTGGTTCCCAGAGAGCTACGGATTCAGAAAGCCATTATGTAGACAGCCAATCATGGCCAGCTTCTGTATTATCAGTAAAAAGAGATTTGTGCCCTCACTGGATCAGAAGAAGACTGTTAGAAGGAAAATCAGAAAGCTGTCGGCCCAAAcatccaagggggaaaaaaaatggctttaaaCGTGAAATGGTTCGGTGGCTGGAAGTTTTGTAACCCTGACCTCTTCTCAATGAATCTtgctaaccaaaaaaaaaaaaaaagtgtgaatgattgggggaaaaaatcacctttggttcAGGCAGTTGCCAAAGAACCTGACACTTACCTTCAAAATTTCTGGCATCCACGTTGACAGGAGCACCAGTCATCATGACCGCCTGAAAAAGGAAGAACGGGGGTGGGGGAAATAATAAAGCCGATGTGTGTTTTGGAAAAGATTTGTTTGAGTCATGAGATtttccatgctggctcaggatagCTAGGAAACATAGTTCCAGTATATCAGGAGCTCCTGGATTAAAGCTCTGCAAAGCTTTAACGGGGTCACTTTGAAGGAGATTCAACCCAATCGCCATGTCAAAACAGATATATGCCAAGTCAAGGATATATCTTTTACCGGCCAGGTTAGAGACTGCCCTGCCAGTTtaagagatagtccttgacttataaccgtttgCTTAGCGAGCAGAAgtcacaatagcactgaaaaataaaaattgacttaggaccagtggtgggctgctgccagttgtaacaactggttcacccagcaccCACTGAAAATGTAAGCGCGAGCGCATGCACTTGGCTTGAAAAACACCatgatataggatgggatagcccTGGGACAGGTGGGCAGTGGGTCGCAACTATCAACTATcaacgggcctctggtggctcagactgctaagacagtctgttattaacacagctgcttgcaattacttggttcaagtcccactaggcccaaggttgactcagccttccatcctttataaggtaggtaaaatggggacccagattgttgggggcaataagttgactttgtatataaatatacaaatggatgaagactattgctaacatagtgtaagccgccctgagtcttcggagaagggggggatataaatgcaaataaataataatagataaaaaaaataaaatatcagttttcccgaaccggtccaaaccggcagcagcccacctctccttacgaccagtccttgcatttatgaccattgcagtatccacacagtcacatgatcaaaaggcAACCGACATATAtttatggttgcaatgtcccaggatcaaGGGATTGCCATGTGTGGCTTTCCCAGCCCGTTTCCAACAAGCGAACTTAGCAAGGGAGGGTGGATTTGCTCAATGGCCATgtgattcatttagtgatggcagtggatttgcttaacaaccatggtaaaataggtcataaaatgggacatgactcacttagcaaccgcctGGCTTAaccatggaaattctggtcatAATTGTCATTAATTCGAAGGCTACTTAATACCTTTTGCTGGCTTATCAGTGGCTTTCGAAGCATATCCCCCAAACTGCATGGATTAGCAGATTAATCCCGCTTCAGTGCTTCTCTGACGCTTTGCTTGGAGCACTGAGACAGGTAGTTTTCGTCTCTGGTAaagagctacaggtagtcctcgacttacaacagttcatttagtgaccaaagttacaacagtcctgaaaaaaacgactcatgaccatttttcacaattacgattcttgcagcatctctgtgatcaacattcagatgcttggcagccggttcatatttatgaccgttgttgtgtcccaaaattatgtgatcctcttttgcgacctactGATGAACAAAGtccgtggggaagccagattgattcacttaacaaccaggttactaaattatcaactgcagggattcactgaacaaccgaagCAagggaggtcgtaaaatgggacaacgcTCCCTTAACacatgtctcccttaacaacagaaatgttgggctctattgcgttcataaatcgaggactacctgtattgtgcctACTTTGCACAAGGCTATTCTAGCAGGGAAAATAGGCCAGACTCACCTCAATAACACTGGGCAGCCCGTAGGTGGCGCCAAGGTGCAGCACAGTCTGCCCCTTTTGGTCCATGGCATTGACATCTGCTCCCAGCAAAATCAGGTCCTTCACGATCTTAGGTTGGTTGGCTGCAGCCGCCACTAATAATGGAGTCTGGgcccaaaggaaaagaaaaaaatcgaactgaagaagcttcttggatgagaagcgcaacgttttcaaaggaaaaaaaaaaaagcaagaaagtccagttgccttttcgaaaagcacctttgggatcaccAGGACCTGGATGGCTGATAATCTCCGTAGAAAATTGATTTGAGGGCACAATCTTAACCGGTGGACCGTATAAGGCAGCCACCCAAATGGCAGTTCGTTATGgaatggatcaggggtgaaatgtaaaatttgttactaccggttctgtgggcgtggcttgaggggggagtaatgtgactgggtgggcatggccaacttttttttttttttacttttaaaagcattttttctacaacctcttcggccgaagaggttataaaaaatgcttttaaaagcctctgatgatcccagctgagccgtgcgatcatcagagcctttttttttacttttaaaagcatttttttggccgaagaaaaaatgcttttaaaagtaaaaaaaacccaaaaacactgatgatcgtgcagctcagctgggcatgggcgggggcagggatttttgcttccggttctgcgaaccacccaccgccatcgctaccggatcaggcgatccggtccgaaccgggagcatttcatccctggagtcAATGGAAGGAATGATGTGCCATAAGCTTTCGTGGCTCAGTGTTGGTCCAGCTCAGGGTTTCtcaacttgaagatgtatggacttcagctccccaaATTCCCGCGCCACAAAATCAattctggagaattctgagagttgaagtctgcagATGTGTGAGCTGCCAAAGTAGAGAAACATGGGTTGCCAGCTTGTACAGCTGATAGTTTGAAGGGAGCTCGAGGCACAGCGTCATTTGGGAGGGGTGACCACTGCTTCTGGCTGCGGCCATGATCTGCTTATCCTAGATCCAAAACTGTGACTAGTtttgtaaggggaaaaaaaaataggttcTGTTTTATGTTTGCATGTAGCGGGAACATGTGTCCAAATCTGCTTctgaatgacttttttttttttaacaatgtaaTCTCAGATtcttgaagcaggggtctccaaccttggcaactttcagcagagttgaagtccacaaatctgaaagttgccaaggttggagacccctgtcttgaaGGACAGATGCTGATGCTTTCCCATCCCAGTATACCATGGAGCAGCAGATGATGCAGGACAAGCCACAGGGGTGATGGGAAGATAACTCTTTCAGGCAAGATACCTTTAGCAATATCTGCACAGGCAGAGAACCTCCAGCTAACGCTgatcttcaaatttggcaactttaagatttgtggactttaactcccagaattccccagccagcgtgggaactttaagacttgtgggcttcaactcccagaatcccccagccagcatgggaactttaagacttgtgggcttcagctcccagaattccccagacagcatggctggttggggaattctggaagtttatgtccacaagtctaaaagttgccacgtttggagacccctgtcatagagcgCACTCACCTTTCCCCGGTGTTCTTTGACGTCCAACTGTCCACAATCTCTGAGCATTTCAGCTGCAGCATACGACAATGGGCGGAGTCCTTGAGCCACAAAGAGATGAAGCAACCTGGAGAAGAAGGGCTCAGAGTGATCCAAAGTCCAGTCCACCATACTGTTTGGATAGCCATGTCAACATCCTTAccctcgtttttttttttttttaagtactcTGACTTCAGAAACTTTTGTGCATTTACAACCAGCACTGagaattctccctccctcccccagtgtTTCAAACAACTTGGTTCTCTCATTTG contains:
- the NFKBID gene encoding NF-kappa-B inhibitor delta translates to MGMRFPKGCKGPPPQTVRKLLEQRRQQQAALSRSTRPLIPPGALEASWPAPHGTLEKGDSVLGPSTVPPYPVAAFPAWQPEASSQGAFAPDFHYPCVDPGNNFHLQPQGSQYDVMSPCPPLETNIYGAAGPGGPEVAYASKITSAVNYEKVATEAVHLYPSSETSWLGQEQNNACLLLPGSYADLSVDVDPGELTQARAQIQNIDLSHLLQQDEDGDTLLHLFVAQGLRPLSYAAAEMLRDCGQLDVKEHRGKTPLLVAAAANQPKIVKDLILLGADVNAMDQKGQTVLHLGATYGLPSVIEAVMMTGAPVNVDARNFEGLTPLHCAVMAHNAAFQTQNMEPLSQHHLQNLLLCIQRLLQLGADYKSQDLKSSKTILHLAVQAANLPLVQFLLKLPGQERQNFVNIKAHGNTALHMAAGLHGHPYQEQIVRLLLDHWADPTARNPENEQPVHLLTSGPAAEQLRLLLRSRRSGPGLVYPPSFT